One Candidatus Eisenbacteria bacterium genomic region harbors:
- a CDS encoding response regulator transcription factor, translated as MKAPSETRLLVVEDDPFLSRILEKRFGAEGYQVFLAADGRAGMKAIVQHEPDVVISDWMMPEVDGLELCQSVKTGLREAAPYFILLTAKGDVSDKLVALDSGADDYVTKPCDPVELLARVRAGIRIVGLAQSLRRTVANLRAVNSELEMARQSGGDRAREDAAAGISRGSVHVCASCHRVRSEAGDWMPCEEFLRVRGESPISQDACADCRESGGKKFGSAAA; from the coding sequence ATGAAGGCCCCGAGCGAGACCCGTCTGCTGGTGGTCGAGGACGATCCGTTCCTGTCGCGGATTCTCGAGAAGCGGTTCGGGGCCGAGGGCTATCAGGTGTTCCTCGCGGCCGACGGACGCGCCGGCATGAAGGCGATCGTCCAGCACGAGCCGGACGTCGTGATCTCGGACTGGATGATGCCCGAGGTCGACGGACTCGAGCTGTGCCAGTCGGTCAAGACCGGCCTGCGCGAGGCGGCGCCCTACTTCATCCTGCTGACCGCAAAGGGCGATGTGAGCGACAAGCTGGTGGCGCTCGACTCGGGCGCCGACGACTACGTCACCAAGCCCTGTGATCCGGTCGAGCTGCTGGCGCGGGTGCGTGCCGGCATTCGAATCGTGGGGCTCGCGCAGTCGCTGAGACGCACCGTCGCCAATCTGCGGGCCGTGAATTCCGAGCTCGAGATGGCGCGTCAGAGCGGCGGCGATCGGGCGCGCGAGGACGCGGCGGCGGGCATCTCGCGAGGCTCTGTGCACGTGTGCGCGTCGTGTCATCGCGTGCGGTCGGAGGCCGGCGACTGGATGCCGTGCGAGGAGTTCCTGCGCGTGCGCGGTGAATCGCCGATCTCTCAGGACGCGTGCGCGGACTGTCGCGAGTCCGGCGGCAAGAAGTTCGGCTCCGCCGCCGCCTGA